Within Thunnus thynnus chromosome 15, fThuThy2.1, whole genome shotgun sequence, the genomic segment TTTTGATACACTTTTACTCCCTTCTCCTGCGCTCTTCCACATTCCCAattctccctctcactcttcCAGGTACACGCCCTTTGACTTGTCAGGGGGAAAAGTtttaaggaaagaaaaaaaaaaacctaaatcaCGGAAGAGATTCTGCAGTCCTACTAGTTTGGCAAGTTCTCTGGGCTCAAAGCAGCGTAGAAAGGCGGAGAAGAGGGCAGAAACTCAAATTTGCGCACATTTATACACTTCTCCTGTCCCGCAGACGATATACGGTGAGTTGAATGTGTCTTTCTGGATTCTTACACGTTTCTCCTCCGTATAAGCAATGTATTTGCTCATCGTTTTTGCCACGTTTCGTTATACTCTTGCAAGAGCCATCCCATGAAACTTGGCCGCCGTCTGACTGCAGGACGTTTTCAATGACTGCAGTTCTCTGAAGTTTTTAGGCTCACGTTGCACTTTTATGAAAGAGTAAATGATAATAGTTAGTAGCTcgtatgtgtttttatttacgTTTACTTTTACGGTTTTGTCGGCCTTGTTTGATTGCCATAtgctctccccttctctctctctttctctctgctcggaaagatatttgatattttgatgtAGATCAGTTGTCAAGTTGTCGATCAAATGCATCCAGCCCATCAAAAATTGAAATGACTTGAGGTGACAGAGAGTTGAGTTTAAACATAGTATATCCAGTGGACACGAGGATCGCGCGTAAAAACCCATTTTTTGCGCAAAATCAACATTTTGCGCACAATATGCTTTCTATAAAGAGGCCCACAAGAGTGACAAATTGGCTATATGTGTGGATTTTTttgagggggggaggagggggggctgTGTTGCTTATGACAACCtcttaaaattctgtttttcaatatttaaacTAGGATGTGGTGTTAATGATTAAGTTTGACAGATCTGGTGCTTGTTAATAATGTTGTGCTCACGTTTGAACGTTCACTCGTGTGTATTTCCAAACATATCTGAGGATTTAGAAGAAAGACAGCCGCGGTACGTCTGCTGCCTGCAATTTACAGCCACAACCTAACTTGTTCCTCTGTTAATATTTTATGCCACACGAGCGGTAGTATTGTCATTACTCTGCGCACATACCGTATCACATTCGCCCATTTGGAAACGCAACACTCCATCTCCTTTTGGGCTCTTGGGGGAAACGGGAAACCTCTGGTTGTAGGCctgtatatttaattatttgcgCAGTTGTTTTGGGGCCTTTTAAGAAAAATACCTGGGATTAGTTTGTCCTCTGAGTGGGACAAGATGAAGCTCTGACGTGGGCCGGGTGATGCAAGCCTCGAATTCATTTGTCGAAATTGGGGCACGTGTTTGGACTGTGTCCAAGCAGGCAACAACCATAAGACAGGCCACTTGGTAAATAATGAATGTGAGAATAGACAGAATTGTCAATCCAATAATAGAAGAAATGTCGTTGCTGTTTATTTTTGGTTAGGACGCACAGGAGAGCAAGTTAAGGCGCTGGTGTGTTCAGGCTTCAGAGGGTGTGTCACCGGTGCAGGAAGAAGTCCCCTAAGGTTCCTACATAGGGATCTGTGTGTAGCATatgacaaaaactgacaaaaatagaCAGAAAGTTAAAAAGTAGCGTCAATCTAACATTTATACAGCTTAATTGCTTACTTATTACATTATTACCCTTGTTCAGTGATAGCTGTATTGCCAATCTGATGAGATAGGCTCACTCTGCATGCAAACTTGTGGAGTAGTTCTCATGTGGTGGCAGAGTGCGTCAGAGCAGGACACTTAGAGATCAGTAGGTCAATGAGTAAAATCTGAAAGGGGTCTTGTGaaattttagattttaatgGCCCTATGCTACAGTGTCATGGCTCTCTAATTGGCCGTGGCTTGTGGTGACTGCTGCAGAGAAAATGCACGGTTGGAGGGTGCTTGAGTGTGACACGTACTTCAGTAACTGAGATACTAATTTGCTGTCTACAAATGACCACTCAGCGGACATGAGCAAGGCGGCGTCCTGTTGAAACCAGGAGCCGTTGCAGTGTTGTTTGCTCTGCTGCATTTGAATACTGAAGCTGACAGACTTGTACAGTTGCTTTGAACATATCCTCTCATAGCTTTGGGGCAAACTAGCTCGGAGTTGGCCTGTAAATTCCTGTCTAAGTGATCTCCACAGAAAGCAATGAATGGAATTCCTGTAAGGATGTGTCACCTACTggcatgttttacattttgagcAATGTTGTAAAACAAAGGTGGTGAATTATCTTTAGATCTGTCCAGACCTACATTTATGATTACATCTACCGGATATATAAGTCACCTACTGATACTCAAATAATGATGCAAGCTTTTAATGAAAGGAAATCAGCTGCTGTTCAGTATCGAGCCTCACTGTCAAATACATCCGGAtgcgtgtatctgtgtgtgGAACAGTGTGAAGGCAGTGGCTTGAGGAGAAGAAAAGGCCAGAGAGGGCGGATGAGACAGTGGCAGgcaaaggaagagagagtggCACCGTAAAAGAGATAGGCAGctggtgagagagaaagaaagagaaagagagagagatagacaagAGCAGACAGGGACTAGGTAATCCCTTAGGTAATCTGAAGCCTAGTCCCCTCGGTAGCTTCAGTAGATCAGATGACCTATCAAAGATCAGAACTTCCATTGTGCATCGCAGCTTGTCTCTCAATCAGACTCCCTCTCACCCTCTCCGCTTATCTCACGTCACTGTCCCTCCCTTAATGCGGCTCCAGACTCAACACCTGAAACGAAAGGCCTCGCAGGGACATGGAGGAGATCCACTGTTTCATTTTCCACTGGATGTGCCCTTCACTTGAATGCTTTTCCAATCAGACTATCCTGAAGTTTCCTCCCTTACAGCACGCAATAACAGCGACAAGTTTAAtcactatctatctatctatctatctatctatctatctatctatctatctcacaCCACTCTTTTGACCTTTTGACCTCTCTCTTTTCCCAGAAAGAGGAGTCATGGAGGCAGCCATTCAGACCGTGGTGAAGGTCTTCCTGAAGTCAACCAAGGGAAAGGAGAGTCTAGGACCAAAAGAGTTCCAGGGCCTCGTCAAGAGCCAGCTCAGCAACATCCTGTCGGTTAGGAAATCTTCATTGACCCTTTCTGATATATTACCAACACTTGCATTATGTAACTACCTCACAGAAGGGACACAGTAGTCTTGTGTTAGCACTGGCCCAGTCTTAAACGTGACCATTGGTGGTGTAATATGTGAATACGCAAAGTGATCTGTTATGATAGAATGACATACATCAGCATTATAATGTAAGTAGAGTCACCGATGGAGTATCATTTACAAATCGTGTCTGGTGATGTCACCAGTAAGAGTCCAGGTAGAAATACAGTGCACTCGTCATCATGCTTGATTATCTCATGGTTCTGTGTGCCCACCCAGGACACAGAGAGCAAGGAGGCGGTCAACAACATGGGCCAGGGACTGGATGCTAACAAAGATGGCAAGGTTGGCTTTGAGGAGTACATGAAGCTGGTCGGCTACCTGGCAGTCTCGCTCAGCGAGCAGCGTGTCCTTGCCAAAGATGAGGAGCCTGCCCAAAACTCTGCATCCGGACAAGTGGCACAAAGCGTCCCggacaaagaggaggagaagccAGAGGCAAACGCAGAGGCAAAGGAGGAAGCAAAGCCAGAGGTGAAGGAAGAGGCGAAGGCAGAAGCAACTGCAGAAGTAAAGATAGAACCAAAAGCAGACGGAAATGTAGATATTAAGGTTGAAGCAAAGGCAGAAGGAGAGACGCAGCCCGAAGCagcaaaggaggaggagaagccaGTGGCGGTAGTGGAAGCAGCGGCAGATGCGGCTGGAGTGGCGGTGGAAGAGGCAGTGAAAGAGGTGGAGAAGGTGGAGGAGACAGAAAAGGTGGAGGAAGCTACGAAGGAGGCGGCTGCAGCTGGGGAGGAAGATGGGGAAAAGAAGACAGAGGAGGCAACCTCATAGGGGACAATCCATTCCTCTATCTGAATCACACTACACGCTTACATTCAACACTACATAAAACACAGCATTAACATTgctaaaaataagttttaagccactaaagatttttttttccaagtacTCACAACTTTGAAATACAAAATATCGGTAAAAGTACAAACATTACAAACCCAGCTCTGAAGAAACCCCATTCCTCCTATATGATAAATAATACATGTACATGACATTAGAGTTATTACTTTGTACTACTACTTACCACTATGTTCATATGTACAGCATGTGCATCCCACTATATAgcacatttacctcattatgaTAATACTATGATAGCATGCAGATGCTCATTATCATGTGCATGCCGTATCCCTGTGAAAACCTTACTGCAAAGTATGATTCCCCTGCTGcagcacactgacacacatgacCTCATTGTCACTGTATGTTAACACACCACTGCAGACAAGGTGTTCAGTTTAAATCCCGTCCTCTACCCACTTTTGCCTCTGTCTGGGTCTTTTCTTCTACAGCTGTGCCATGCATCTGCAGTATACACCTTACTGAGCGCTAATggcttaaaggaatagtttgacattttgggaaatttgttTATTAGCTTTCTTAACAAGACTTAAAGACTCTCACATGTGTCAGTTGAATATGATGCTGCACCCGGtagcctgttagcttagcttagtataaagactggaaaccGGGCAAAACAGCTAGtttggctctgtctgaaggtaaCAATGTCACTAATTATCTCATTATATCTTGTTGTTTACTCTTTTGTATAGATGTtgaatgttgaactattcctttaatggtTGCATGAAAATCCTGTCCATAACACTAGCTACATCAGTTAACATATTTTCCCCTTTCAACTCACAATGCTCTGGAGCTGATTTGGCATGACAATAAACAAATTGTTTTGCTGAGGTGTTGCATTACTGACGCTCATCTTTAATTGTGTACTTTCTGCCCCATCACACCCTCCCCTCCTCATCTTTCTACTCTACAGTGTgggctctctgtctctctttttcccagAAAGGTTCACTTCAACTGGAACCTGCCACATATATTTTCTTCACTCATAGTCAGTCATTGAATAGGAACTGGAAGATCAGGTGTGGCCCTTGGCTAAATAATTAAGATTCAAGGATGGAATTCATACCAAATGACCCTTATGGTCAAAGGGGGAGCCAAAAATAGTCCCATGGAAGTGGGCTGGGGAGAGACAAGTGCTGAGCCAGTCAGAGAACGTGTTTGTGCAACCAAATCCACTTGGATTAGAACGGGTGGAGAAGAACAAGATGTCAAGAAAATCAAGAAACACATAACAAGTGTTGCTTGGCGGCTGTTTTTATCTCATGTACTTTATGATACAATTATGCTTTTATTGCGTCTGCCAAAAGATGGCATTTAAATAGTCAGATTCTTTTCATTGAACCATAAAGATGCTGGATAGTAAAGTATATGAAGGGACTGGATAGTGGTGGAGCAGCAATGAAAAGGCCTGAGCAGAAACTTGACTTTTGTTTCAGACGATCTCTTTAAAATTTGCtcattgttttgcttgttttctgctgGTTCTAACACCAGTTGTTCAGGTTTGCACATTTGTTTGCCGGTCACACCTAGTTTTAAAGACCCTGTTTGACCTGCAACTGGATCTTTGATTCCCCGGCATTGGGAAACTGCTGGATAAGGTATTTGATGGTTAACACACCCTGGGACACAAACAATAAGATGAAAGTAATCCCAGGCTGCAGTGATCCTGCCCATCAGACAAGGTGGTAGTGTCAGAGGGATTGTTTTATTGTCAGAGGTTGAAGAACTGAGCCATCAATATGAATCTATGTGGTGTGATCTTTTACAACAGGCTAATACATAAAGACATTGCATGCTATCAGAAACGTATTTGCTAGATATTGCCATTGTATCATTGTATTACCATTATTATTGTGGCCATTATTTAAGTTCTACATGGCCTTGAATTTTTGCTACCACTTTATATTTAACTCTTCCTTTGGACCACTATGGAGATCACTTGAAAAACTTAGTTCTTTGTCACATTATATGCAATTTGTTAATTACAATTTCATGATCTGTAAATTGTCTGGCCATCAATAATGCAGCCATGAGAAAATGGCTCGTGTTGCAAGCCTGCTAAGTTATAGGTCTAACTGGCCGGCCGGCCACATAGTGCTTTAGTCACATTCTGGGCACATTACCAAATGTGCACCTTATGCACCGAAACAGCACCTGGCACTTGAAACAGCTCAGCAGCAAAATGGGCAAGACAAATAAACCTGAGTCATGTGGTCACCCTGCCCCACTGCGACACTCCCATTGTAAATACTCATTTACACTTTCTGCTCAGCCTTTATACTCGTAGTGctacatttcctgcatgggctATGGTGACTAACAACCTTATTGGACATTAGGGGCTATTTAGACTATtttattattgcttttattatattcttttttatatatatcaaAATACTTCTCGTATCAAGGTACTTTCTGTAACTAATGGTAACATATCACTCTCTTGCACCATCTACAGCTAGCTCTCTGTTCAACATGTACATAGGCCTGAGGCACTTGCATcttgtatatacatatatatatactggaAAGCTGCATAGCTTATTTGCTGTCCCCCATAGGCCAGGCATGTTTAAACACGCTGCAGTTTTTTTAATCACTCCTCTCTGCTTTCTATGCTCTCAAAATAATGATAAGAAGAAACTGGATCAATGAAAATTCACTTCAACAGgcatgttttaaatgtacttgACTTGCACTACCAACTGATTGCTGGAATTTGCAGTAAACACACTTGGGTCAAACATTATCTGggaataattttatttgtattttaaccTATTTGGATTATCAGGTGGACACAGTGAGCTATAAGGGCTTTTTTTCAGAGAGGTTGAACCGTCTGAACCGGCAGTAATGTTACTCTCCCATAGTGTAAACTCCACCCAACCCTAACTCCTTGTAGATTAAAAACATGCTGGAACGTAACGCGGCAGATTTGCAACAGGGAGTGTTTACAGCCAGATTATCGTTGCCACACAATGAGTCTCATTCATTCAGAGACACATAGATAAAGAGAATCCTCCAAGTGTACATACAAGTATATGGAGATTCTTTTTTAAGGCTCATTGGGTCAAATTGTTATGCGATTATGGGACCATTCCCAGGGTATTGCGCAGGcttgtgtcattgtgtgttgATGTACTCTGTTTATTTCCTGCCAAGTACtagagggtgtgtgtgagtttagCAATCGGACTCATTTCAGTCCACTGTCATCTCCAGGAAACTCCGCTATTTCAACTTCATATGTAATAGCTGTAtcattttttttgcttaatCTATGCAACATGTGTAATGGCTAATATTGAATAAAACTGTGACAACGTATTTTTGTTTGtggccatgtgtgtgtgtgtgtgtttatctgcttgCAAGCATGTGAGTGAGTTGTATGGAtgtgatggagagaggaaggtTGTGAAACAGAAGCAGGTATGTAAGCGGGTATAGGAGTTttggggggaggaggaggaggaggaggaattgGGACAGGTGATATTTAAGCCACTGGCAAACTCTCTCCCCATCCATCTCTGCCTTGGCTCTGTCCCCTGCACCTCTTCAAAGACAAAGGAGGCCCTCCATCAACACTCAGGTAAGACAGACAGCTTGGAGGGGTTGCTTCATTGTACTTTCTCCTCTGTATCTGATGGTTTTCTTGTAGCGTAATAAAGTATTTTATGTGCCTTTATCAAAAACCTTCGGAGAATTAAGAGCAGCGGGTAGTGGACACTCATCTGAAGACCTGCAGACAAAACTGTCGGCGTCGTTTGAAGATTTTTGTTTGATGTGCAAGCTCTGAAAAAGAGCATGACAGGAAAATTATACTTCAATGAAATATGGAAATAAGTGTTTAAAGCAGTGTTAAGAAATAACAAAAGCTGGCATTAATGTATGATCATGTATGATAAATGCATGACTTGCAACTAATAGCAGGTATGGATAAACAGATCAGTTAGTACATATTTTATCCtgctgaaattgactcagcctGCTTTTTTGGGACCATGTTTTTAACTTAATACGTCACTCAACGTGGATATTACTCCTTCATTAACATTACATAGTGCATATGCATTATTACCATACTCAATATTGTGTTACTGATAGCATTTTTCGTCTCCATGGTTTCCTATTGTATTGTGTCAGTCACTGAGACAGATGACCCCTATAGATTTTCCAACTAGCCAGCTTTGGTGTCCACTCGCCTGCTCTTTTGTCCCTGCTGACTACAACTCTGACCTCTCCAGTACAATGCTCACGCAGCATGATGGCAGGCAATAACCGATGACTGACATTAGCATCCCGGTCTCCTTTTGTAATAGCTGTAATAGTTAATAAATCATGCACAGGAAGATTGATGGGTTGATTGTCACCCTCAGTATTGTGTGCAATATGGATTAGACTAAATATAGATTCATAGATTCTATTTTTGTCCTGAAAAGAGCCTAAACTGTTAACTTTGATTGAAAGTTGGGTGACTGACTGAGTGTGGAAGTGAATGAATGACCTTATCTGTATGCACAGTATATTTGCACAAGGCAGTGTATACACTGATACCTCAGGCTCTGAAAGTGATTACCAGATGAATTTTGTGTCGGCTGTTACatgacatgttttacattgaAACCCCTTTTTACTGATACTGTATTGACAATTGTTACATGCATTACCAATTCAGCTTACAATAGCGATTACCTAAGGACAAAAGTAACTACTTTTTTTATATGCAGCACGAGGTGACATGAAgtgtgcttttcttttctttttttttttacacattaagaGAAAAAGTCTTTAACACTCAAACTCTGCATCGTTGACAGTGActtatctgtgtctgtgtgtgcacagtcTCCCCTACGCGCCCAGCACAAGAAGCTCCAAGATGCCGGACACAATGTGTGTAAGATTGTTCGAAAGCCTTTCCAAAGTATTTTCCATCTTTCCATCcaaacatctgaaatgtaaaaccCAGTAaagtcacgcacacacacacagtgaccaGAATACTTAAATTAGGGTCAGTAGTAGCTTCTGCACTACACACAGAGCATTATTAGACCCCTAGAAATGGGGAAAACCCCTCTGCTTTGTTTTCCTACCCTCTATCACTTTGTCTTGGTGGTGGCTTCACCCTTGATTGCTATGTGACCGCACATGCAGCTGGGGCTGGAGCGGGCATTTTGTGGCAGATTCTGACCTTTTTGACCTGATACCCTTTCCAGCATGTCCAAGGAGCCCAGTTCCAACCTGGAGAGTGCCATGCAGATGCTCATAAAAACCTTCCACAAGTACTCAGGGAAGGAAGGCGACAAGTACACACTGAGCAGGGGTGAACTGAAGGAGCTGCTACTAGAGGAGCTGGGGAGCTACTTAGGGGTAAGAGAAGTATGCGGCTGTACGCTGACACACTTGCAAATATGCATTGATACTCTGACACACAAGTGAAGGTATGCACTCACATACTCTGACTCACAAGTACAGGCAGGCCTGTGCAGTGATgtatgcccacacacacacacacgaaacaGAGCACACATTcttaactctctctctttttctctgtgttccCCCACTGACAGAACTCCAAAGATAATGAAGCAGTTGAGAAGGTGATGAACGACTTGGACGCCAACAACGATGGGGAGGTGGACTTCACTGAGTTCATCATCCTGATGGGCGCCCTCACAGTCGCCTGCAATGACTTCTTCCTGGAGTTCAAAACAGATGAGAAACCAAAAGACAGCGAGACGGCAGAGAAGAAAGATTGAGtcagttagagagagagagcgaggggaGAAAagtgggagggagaggaggaaagagggagaagaagaggaggaggggaaaagaGCTGTAAATCAAGAAAGATAGGGGACAGAGTTGCAATGGATTTTTGATCTTATGCAATTTGTAAATACTACAAGTACAACATGTGATTGCGTGGCTGAGGGAAGTGGTCCAGCAGATAGTTTGTGGGTTCACAGAACATGGGGAATTCAGCAGGAgtagtttttttcccccctctgcaACAGTTTTTCATACCACAGCATATCCGGAGCTAGTTGCACTGTTCTCCGAGCAGTGAGTGACTTAACGTATAGTAGAGGTTTTATCTCGACTTCAACTTTCAACTCAAATTAGGCAGATTGGGCTGTTTCTTATAAGTTCTGAATATGGcactgaagagaaaagaagttAGGGTTTTTGCAGAATGCATTTCTTGCACATGAATAATTTGTGAACATATATTAAGTTACAGATTATCAtattattgtactgtatgtactcaGTGTTGAATAATAGAATATGATTTATCCCCTTTCTTGCGCCTATTTTGTAATCTTTTTTTGGTAATAACCAGTGCATTCttcaaaatattaaacatggcaTTTAACCAACTATCAAGTGTTGTCTGTTCAGTTTAGCACAATTCAAAATCCTTCATACAACACAAGTGTTCGTCCACATGTAAAGCATGAATCGCCGCACCTGGAAATCAAGTTGAATGGTGCAAGGAGAAACAATGTCAGcaaactgtgagtgtgtgtcggCGTGTAAGCGGCTGTGTCTCTccatgtgtctgtttgtgtgtgtgtgtgtgtgtattggggATTCCCACAGAGTAAACTGCTCCAGCTCACACATCCTGCCAACAATATCCTGCAAGTCTTGTTCCACTAGATATAAGCTGACCCAGATGTTTGACTTGGATCTGCATGGAAAACTTCTTCAAAAGAGAGtcagagggaagagagaaagagcaaaagaaagaaagaaagaaagagagagagagagagagagagagagagagagagagagagagagagagggagggtgtgAGGGAAGATAAAGAGTGTTTATGTGAatctgtatgtgtctgtgtgtttgtgaataaaGGAAAGACAGCGAAGGCAGGGAATGAATCCAATTTATGGACTACATCAGTCAAGTATGTAGCTTGGAAAGCAGTGGTATAATCACAGAGGAATGCTCAAGTTGCTGTGACTGTGAGCACACTTAATGTCcttcagtgtctctctcacacacacagatcagtaAATCAACACCTCATTGGCTTTTACAACTGCTCGTCAGCTTTAAAATATGATCGAGGAAGAAATGCTGAGCGGCTCAATCACAGATCCTCTTCTTCACTTCTGGGTGTAATCGTGCTTGAACACTGATGAGCTTAAATGGCTCCTCTTCTTACCTTCAGCAATATTAAGAAACTGACTCCAGGTCAGCCATCATCTATGGGCGGGGTTCAGCCTATCTGCTTTAACTCCTCGGCCTCCACAG encodes:
- the s100u gene encoding S100 calcium binding protein U; amino-acid sequence: MEAAIQTVVKVFLKSTKGKESLGPKEFQGLVKSQLSNILSDTESKEAVNNMGQGLDANKDGKVGFEEYMKLVGYLAVSLSEQRVLAKDEEPAQNSASGQVAQSVPDKEEEKPEANAEAKEEAKPEVKEEAKAEATAEVKIEPKADGNVDIKVEAKAEGETQPEAAKEEEKPVAVVEAAADAAGVAVEEAVKEVEKVEETEKVEEATKEAAAAGEEDGEKKTEEATS
- the s100s gene encoding S100 calcium binding protein S, encoding MPDTIMSKEPSSNLESAMQMLIKTFHKYSGKEGDKYTLSRGELKELLLEELGSYLGNSKDNEAVEKVMNDLDANNDGEVDFTEFIILMGALTVACNDFFLEFKTDEKPKDSETAEKKD